One window of the Terriglobales bacterium genome contains the following:
- a CDS encoding metal ABC transporter ATP-binding protein, with amino-acid sequence MENVLEVNQLSVRFGGTQVLSDLSLQVPRGSSLAIIGPNGAGKTVLFRALIGAIPFQGDLRWSPGVRIGYVPQKLDLERDIPITGVDFLRARAALAGAPAANVTGILSSVGVSQAIARQPIGTMSGGQFQRLLVAFALVGDPNVLLLDEPTAGVDEPGQERLNELVHRLQEDRGLTVLFISHELSVVYRYATNVLCLSRALAFFGAPRAILTPELLDQVYGAHMEYHVHDE; translated from the coding sequence GTGGAAAACGTCCTCGAAGTCAACCAGCTTTCTGTGCGGTTCGGCGGCACCCAGGTCTTGTCGGACCTGAGCCTCCAGGTCCCCCGGGGCAGCTCCCTGGCCATCATCGGGCCCAACGGCGCGGGCAAGACCGTTCTCTTCCGGGCGCTGATCGGAGCGATTCCCTTCCAGGGCGACCTGCGGTGGTCGCCCGGGGTGCGCATCGGCTACGTCCCGCAAAAACTCGACCTGGAGCGCGACATTCCCATCACCGGGGTGGACTTCCTGCGGGCGCGCGCGGCCCTGGCGGGCGCGCCGGCGGCGAATGTCACCGGCATTCTGAGCTCGGTGGGGGTCTCCCAGGCCATCGCCCGGCAGCCCATCGGCACCATGTCCGGGGGGCAGTTCCAGCGCTTGCTGGTCGCCTTTGCTCTGGTCGGGGATCCCAACGTGCTTCTCCTGGACGAACCCACGGCGGGCGTGGACGAGCCCGGGCAAGAGCGCCTGAACGAGCTGGTCCATCGCCTGCAGGAGGACCGCGGGCTGACCGTGCTCTTCATCTCCCACGAGCTGTCGGTGGTCTACCGCTACGCCACCAACGTGCTCTGCTTGAGCCGGGCTCTGGCCTTTTTTGGAGCGCCGCGGGCCATCCTCACGCCCGAGCTGCTCGACCAGGTCTATGGCGCCCACATGGAGTATCACGTCCATGACGAGTGA
- a CDS encoding metal ABC transporter permease, which translates to MTSELLLLSVAMAVAAGLMGCFAVMRRMALAADPLSHVALPGIGVALALHIHPIFGAVAMLFFGALLVWALEDRARATTETVIGVVFSAALAIGSLMTSGENLIEALFGGAGALKWPEMVFGLAAAGAIVLFVVARRNSLIVMLVSPDVARTAGINVRHLNLLYLQMFALTIALGLRYLGVLLMGALIIIPAATAKRLARSLGGMLGLAVGFSVFATVLGTCLALWLHRETGPLIVSVAAGVFLLSLARQQP; encoded by the coding sequence ATGACGAGTGAACTGCTGCTCTTGTCGGTGGCCATGGCGGTGGCGGCCGGGCTGATGGGCTGCTTCGCCGTGATGCGACGGATGGCGCTGGCCGCCGACCCCCTCTCCCACGTGGCCCTGCCCGGCATCGGGGTGGCGCTCGCTCTCCACATTCACCCCATCTTCGGGGCGGTGGCCATGCTGTTCTTCGGGGCCCTGCTGGTGTGGGCGCTGGAAGACCGGGCGCGGGCAACCACGGAAACCGTTATCGGCGTGGTGTTCTCCGCCGCCCTCGCCATCGGCAGCCTGATGACCTCGGGGGAGAACCTCATCGAGGCGCTCTTCGGTGGGGCAGGCGCGCTGAAGTGGCCGGAGATGGTCTTCGGCCTGGCGGCCGCGGGCGCCATCGTGCTCTTCGTGGTGGCCCGCCGGAACAGCTTGATCGTGATGCTGGTCTCGCCCGACGTGGCCCGCACCGCCGGCATCAACGTCCGCCATCTCAATCTGCTCTACCTGCAGATGTTCGCACTCACCATCGCGCTGGGGTTGCGCTACCTGGGCGTGCTGCTGATGGGGGCGCTGATCATCATCCCGGCCGCCACCGCCAAGCGCCTGGCCCGCAGCCTGGGCGGCATGCTGGGGCTGGCAGTCGGCTTCTCGGTCTTCGCCACCGTGCTGGGCACATGCCTCGCCCTGTGGCTCCACCGCGAGACCGGACCGCTGATCGTGAGCGTCGCCGCCGGCGTCTTCCTGCTCAGCCTGGCGCGGCAGCAACCCTGA